One window of Myxocyprinus asiaticus isolate MX2 ecotype Aquarium Trade chromosome 6, UBuf_Myxa_2, whole genome shotgun sequence genomic DNA carries:
- the LOC127442500 gene encoding relaxin-3-like, with protein sequence MRVFLLAMLLVFVAWAGSAQSQKPLRLCGREFVRAVVYTCGGSRWRRSQTEGPINGYELQTGVESFKVTAEMDRVRRELDTMLPVMCCQVGCRKSDIVLLC encoded by the exons ATGAGGGTTTTTCTGCTGGCAATGCTGTTGGTGTTTGTTGCATGGGCAGGTTCAGCTCAGTCTCAGAAGCCTCTCAGGCTGTGTGGCCGGGAGTTTGTTCGGGCTGTGGTCTACACATGTGGGGGTTCCAGATGGAGGAGGAGCCAAACCGAGGGCCCCATAAATG GCTATGAACTTCAGACTGGTGTGGAGTCGTTCAAGGTCACTGCAGAAATGGACAGAGTCAGAAGAGAACTAGACACAATGCTGCCCGTAATGTGCTGTCAAGTGGGCTGTCGGAAAAGTGATATTGTTCTCTTGTGCTGA